TCCTCGTCGCTGCGTGTACTCACTATCGGTGCTGCGAGCGACACGGTCGGCGAATGCTCAGGGGCCGCAGGTGGTGCCGTCGCCGGAGGTGCGCAGAACGGCTATCGGCGGCCGCGTTCGAGGGGTTCGGTGTCGGGGTAGATCTCCCGGCCGCCGTTGTAATCGCGGGCGATGACCGCCAGCTGCGCAACGAACGCCTCGGTGACGAACTGGGCGATGGTGTAGCGCCGGCCGGTGACGCGCCGCACGATACGCACCGCCGCCCGGGCCCGTTGGTGCAGCTCGGTGGGAACGTTGAGCTTGCTGAGCTTCCCGACCTCCGGCGGCGCTGCGGGGTCGCCGTTTCTAGGCATTGATGGCGGCGGGGCGGAACATTCCGTGGCGCTTCATATGGGCGATGACGTTCTCGTAGTCCTTGCTGACCTCTTTGGCGCGGTAGCCGTAGAGCGGCACGGGCAGGTAATTGCTGTAGGCCTCGTCAACGATCGCGCCGCGTCGCACCGCCGGGGTCACTTTGTCGCCGAAGCCTTCCTGCAGGTATCCCATCTGCTCGCGGTAGACCGCGCCGCTGGCGGGCACAGCGCACGGCACGATCGCCAGCAGGGGGATGTCGATGCGGTAGGTCTTCTTGATGACGGCCAGTTCGTGCAGGAGGTCCTGAATCCCCTCTGATTCCTTGCCTGAGGGCTTGGTGCAGGTGATCAGACCCCAGGAGCCGGCCGGACCGTCCTCGTCCACGGAGGACGCGATCAGCGCGGTGGTGACCAGTGCACTGTTGGATCCGGGAGAGTCGATGAGGGTGACGTCGACTGGAGCCGCAGCTTCGAGCGCGTCGCGCAGACGCATCACTCCCCCGTTGGCTGCCGACAGCTCGATCATCACCTTGTCCAAGGTGGCCCGAGCGGCCGGGACCACGGTCAGGTTGTCGATGTAGCCCTCGGCGTCGTCGAGGTAATCCGGCTCGCCGTCCTCGTTGTATCCCTGCATGACGCGTGCGGGGCGTTCGATGTCGTTGATCGTGGCGTCCTCACGCAGGACGTCGGCGACGGTGGTGCCCTTGATTCCGGGGTAGCCGAGCCACGTGGTGGCGTTGGCTTGGGGGTCGAGGTCAATGACGCGTACCCGCAGGCCGGAGGCGGCCAGCTGCACAGCGGCGGTGACGACGGTGGTGGTCTTGCCGACGCTGCCAGACATGTTGGCGACGGTGTAGGTGGGCATGTGGGACTCCTATCGCAGGGCGGTGTGGGGGGTCGGTGATGCAGGCTGCATCACCGGAATCAGGCGTGTGACGCGTGATGCAGGCTGCATCACGCGGGTCTGGTGGGGCGATGATGCAGGCTGCATCACGCGCGCGCGTCGGTCAGTTGGCGGCTTTCCCACTCGGTGGGCTGGTAGCCGACGCGCTCGACGAGGACGTCGAGATGAGCGATCGCGTCCTCATCCCAGG
This portion of the Mycolicibacterium tusciae JS617 genome encodes:
- a CDS encoding ParA family protein, translating into MPTYTVANMSGSVGKTTTVVTAAVQLAASGLRVRVIDLDPQANATTWLGYPGIKGTTVADVLREDATINDIERPARVMQGYNEDGEPDYLDDAEGYIDNLTVVPAARATLDKVMIELSAANGGVMRLRDALEAAAPVDVTLIDSPGSNSALVTTALIASSVDEDGPAGSWGLITCTKPSGKESEGIQDLLHELAVIKKTYRIDIPLLAIVPCAVPASGAVYREQMGYLQEGFGDKVTPAVRRGAIVDEAYSNYLPVPLYGYRAKEVSKDYENVIAHMKRHGMFRPAAINA